One genomic region from Manis pentadactyla isolate mManPen7 chromosome 12, mManPen7.hap1, whole genome shotgun sequence encodes:
- the TEKTL1 gene encoding LOW QUALITY PROTEIN: coiled-coil domain-containing protein 105 (The sequence of the model RefSeq protein was modified relative to this genomic sequence to represent the inferred CDS: inserted 1 base in 1 codon; deleted 1 base in 1 codon; substituted 2 bases at 2 genomic stop codons), whose protein sequence is MPVLTPPAGRSQATRVGAAARREAAKATTLKAQQLAERCEQEAVIMRQPEGSVRDPHVARQPCRDAYIPPCRFPVEMLKGGSTVEKPPWNSKTKRRAQHARLKPPKHRDALAQQPARVMLAHAREARLTAACLDXWAAAAPAALASGYRPQAQATDRRLGEVSKGLLINQQSVKLQDYPPRAEEIPDRVDSKLTQEKHELKSIKRKMEKDMEKSHDILQALASCRDALGFCFNERLQAADLMNQPLDKVLKQAGRHSWVNLQRVPTLSAXGQKTPPPDPVRTSTPGCATALYEAKRLLMESKNTLLEMAKNENICKQQQQRSDRVCASLAQKMRETSELRERMNMTAGLLRETIRQCTKYSQEMHITRGLMKVHFQEHLAQVRRPQPLREACLSALLSPGRGSADELESHISHMEXELPAMHKNLTCSVNCKKIGQDVDSNVLRLRLRQRHLRVCYEPAWRLVSGWDPRPPPPA, encoded by the exons ATGCCCGTGCTGACTCCCCCGGCTGGGCGCAGCCAGGCCACACGCGTGGGGGCTGCGGCACGGCGCGAGGCGGCCAAGGCCACGACGCTGAAGGCGCAGCAGCTGGCCGAGCGCTGCGAGCAGGAGGCAGTTATCATGCGGCAACCTGAGGGCAGCGTAAGGGACCCGCACGTGGCGCGCCAGCCCTGCCGCGACGCCTACATCCCGCCCTGTCGCTTCCCCGTGGAGATGCTCAAAGGC GGCAGCACGGTGGAGAAGCCACCGTGGAACAGCAAAACAAAGCGGCGTGCCCAGCACGCCCGCCTGAAGCCACCCAAGCACCGCGACGCGCTGGCCCAGCAGCCGGCCAGGGTGATGCTTGCGCACGCGCGTGAGGCGCGCCTCACCGCCGCGTGTCTGGATTGATGGGCAGCTGCGGCTCCTGCAGCGCTAGCGTCAGGCTACCGACCGCAGGCTCAAGCTACCGACCGCAGGCTCGGCGAAGTGAGCAAAGGCCTGCTGATCAACCAGCAGAGCGTCAAGCTGCAGGACTACCCGCCCAGGGCGGAGGAG ATCCCTGACAGAGTTGACAGCAAGCTTACCCAGGAGAAGCATGAGTTAAAGAGCATAAAGaggaagatggagaaagatatggAAAAATCT catgacatcctccag GCCCTGGCCTCCTGCCGGGACGCTCTGGGCTTCTGCTTTAACGAGAGGCTCCAAGCTGCGGACCTAATGAACCAGCCGCTAGACAAGGTTCTGAAGCAGGCCGGCCGGCACTCCTGGGTGAACCTCCAGCGCGTCCCCACCCTGAGCGCTTAGGGCCAGAAAACGCCACCTCCAGACCCTGTGCGCACCTCCACCCCAG GGTGCGCCACGGCGCTGTACGAAGCCAAGCGACTTCTGATGGAGTCCAAGAACACCTTGCTAGAAATGGCCAAGAACGAGAACATCTGCAAACAGCAGCAGCAGAGAAGCGATCGCGTGTGCGCTTCCCTGGCACAGAAGATGCGCGAGACCTCGGAGCT ccgggaaAGAATGAATATGACCGCAGGACTGTTGAGGGAAACCATCCGCCAGTGCACGAAATACAGCCAGGAGATGCACATCACCCGCGGCCTCATGAAG GTTCATTTTCAAGAGCATCTGGCCCAGGTGCGTCGCCCCCAGCCCCTGCGTGAGGCCTGCCTCTCAGCTCTGCTCTCTCCCGGGCGGGGC agCGCCGACGAGCTTGAGAGTCACATCTCTCACATGG CGGAGCTGCCCGCCATGCACAAGAATCTCACCTGCAGCGTCAACTGCAAGAAGATCGGGCAGGACGTGGACAGCAACGTGTTGCGCCTGCGTCTCCGCCAGCGCCACCTGCGCGTGTGCTACGAGCCCGCGTGGCGCCTAGTCAGCGGCTGGGACCCGCGTCCGCCGCCCCCTGCCTAG